From a single Calothrix sp. NIES-2098 genomic region:
- a CDS encoding heavy metal efflux pump, CzcA family protein, giving the protein MLSAIIKWAIARRWLVVLSAIILTIWIFRTIIQMPLDVFPTFAPPQVEIQTEAPGLAPEELESLVTLPIESAINGTPGVTTVRSSSAAGISVVTVVFNWGSDIYQARQLVTERLQQAQSKLPAGVETPQISPTSSPIGTVLQYAFTSKNTPLMEVRRIVDWQVTNRLLAVPGVSQVVAYGGDVRQYQVLVDPEKLKAFNVTLADVEEATAAANINAPGGYLITPDREKLIRGIGRIESIAELQQSVITARNGTPVKISDVADVQIGAAIKRGDGSFNGEKAVIVMINKQPQADTPTVTRAIEQAITEIKAGLPKDIKVTPTFRQENYIDASIENLREALIEGSIIVAFILIPFLMNWRNLAICLIALPLSLLLGIFLLNWLGQGLNTMTLGGLGIAIGSAVDDAIVDAENVFRNLRENKYSPNPRPVLDVVFDGCQEVRDSVFGATIITMVVFTPVFALGGVEGSIFIPMGFGYMAAVIASSITALTITPALCAILLPHSHLPEQEPWVARFFKLLYYPLLTFSLRRSGIILAIATAATVAAIAIAPSFGRVFLPEFQEQTLVNTLTLYPGVSLEATNAAGEAIQDALKGDPRFPYVQLRSGRAPGDGDAAGVNLAHLDIELSREAIKDREATLKKLRQEFAKLPGVAPNIGGFISHRMDEVLSGVRSAIAVKIFGPDLAQLRTIGSQVNEVMKTVDGIVDLQLEPQVPIEQIQIKFNRTDASRYGLTVGKISQIIETALNGKVVSQILDKQQTFDLVVWLKPEARQNLDTIRNLLVDTPAGQKIPLAQVAAIENGTGPNTINRENVSRLIVVSANTSGRDLRSIVNEIQTKVNQQVHPPNGYYIQYAGQFEAQERATQNILISSAIAFIAITVIMYISVKSIPSTAMIMINLPLALVGGVFSVALSGGIISIASLVGFVTLFGVATRNGLLLVDNYNTKFAEGMPLKEILIKGSMERLNAILMTAFTSALGLAPLIVDSGPGKEILQPLSIVVLGGLFTSTALTLVVIPALYAKFGKILLQKS; this is encoded by the coding sequence ATGCTGAGTGCGATCATAAAGTGGGCGATCGCTCGCCGTTGGCTAGTGGTTCTGAGTGCAATTATCCTGACTATTTGGATATTTCGCACGATTATCCAAATGCCTTTAGATGTTTTCCCCACCTTTGCACCACCGCAAGTGGAAATTCAAACTGAAGCGCCAGGACTTGCGCCGGAAGAATTGGAATCTCTGGTAACTCTACCGATTGAAAGTGCAATTAATGGTACACCTGGAGTAACGACTGTACGCTCATCTTCTGCGGCGGGAATTTCTGTTGTTACAGTTGTTTTTAATTGGGGAAGTGATATTTATCAAGCGCGTCAACTAGTAACAGAACGATTACAACAGGCACAAAGTAAGTTACCTGCTGGGGTAGAAACGCCACAAATTTCTCCCACTAGTTCGCCCATCGGTACAGTACTACAATATGCTTTTACTTCCAAAAATACACCTTTAATGGAAGTAAGACGGATTGTTGATTGGCAAGTGACAAATCGCCTTTTAGCTGTTCCTGGTGTGAGTCAGGTTGTCGCTTATGGTGGCGATGTTCGTCAATATCAAGTATTAGTCGATCCCGAAAAATTAAAAGCTTTTAATGTGACTTTGGCAGATGTTGAAGAAGCAACAGCAGCCGCAAATATTAATGCTCCTGGTGGTTATTTAATTACACCTGACCGAGAAAAATTAATTCGAGGGATTGGCAGAATTGAATCTATAGCAGAATTACAACAATCAGTAATTACTGCCCGTAATGGTACGCCAGTCAAAATATCTGATGTCGCTGATGTGCAAATTGGAGCAGCGATTAAACGCGGTGATGGCAGTTTTAACGGTGAAAAAGCAGTTATCGTCATGATTAATAAACAGCCGCAAGCCGATACTCCCACCGTTACCCGTGCCATTGAACAGGCGATTACAGAAATTAAAGCTGGCTTACCTAAAGATATTAAAGTTACTCCTACATTTCGCCAAGAAAATTATATTGATGCTTCCATTGAAAATCTGCGAGAAGCTTTAATCGAAGGTAGTATTATTGTTGCTTTTATTCTCATTCCTTTTTTGATGAATTGGCGAAATCTTGCCATTTGTTTAATTGCCTTGCCCTTATCTTTATTACTGGGAATATTCCTCTTAAATTGGTTGGGTCAAGGCTTAAATACCATGACTTTAGGAGGTCTTGGGATTGCAATTGGTTCCGCAGTTGATGATGCAATTGTTGATGCCGAAAATGTTTTCCGCAATTTGCGCGAAAATAAATATTCCCCCAATCCTCGACCCGTTTTAGATGTAGTATTTGATGGTTGCCAAGAAGTCCGAGATTCTGTATTTGGCGCAACCATAATTACAATGGTTGTCTTTACTCCTGTGTTTGCTTTAGGAGGAGTAGAAGGAAGCATTTTTATTCCGATGGGTTTTGGTTATATGGCTGCGGTGATTGCTTCGAGTATCACAGCATTGACAATCACTCCAGCTTTATGTGCAATTTTATTACCTCACAGTCACTTACCAGAACAAGAACCTTGGGTAGCAAGATTTTTTAAGCTGTTGTATTATCCGCTATTAACATTTTCCTTGCGACGTTCGGGAATTATATTAGCCATAGCGACTGCTGCTACAGTAGCCGCAATTGCGATCGCGCCTAGTTTCGGGAGAGTGTTTTTACCCGAGTTTCAAGAGCAAACTTTAGTGAATACCCTAACTCTTTACCCTGGTGTATCATTAGAAGCTACCAACGCAGCCGGAGAAGCAATTCAAGACGCACTCAAAGGCGATCCACGATTTCCTTATGTACAGTTGCGTTCGGGACGTGCGCCTGGTGATGGTGATGCAGCCGGGGTGAATTTGGCGCATTTAGATATTGAATTAAGCCGCGAAGCCATAAAAGATAGGGAGGCGACGCTGAAGAAGCTGCGACAGGAATTTGCTAAATTACCGGGCGTAGCGCCTAATATTGGTGGTTTTATCTCTCACCGCATGGATGAAGTATTGTCTGGAGTGAGAAGTGCGATCGCAGTTAAGATTTTCGGCCCTGATTTAGCACAACTCCGCACTATTGGGAGTCAAGTAAATGAAGTAATGAAAACTGTCGATGGAATTGTGGATTTACAACTGGAACCGCAAGTACCCATCGAACAAATACAAATTAAATTTAATCGTACAGATGCTTCTCGCTATGGTTTAACAGTAGGAAAAATTTCCCAAATTATTGAAACTGCTCTTAATGGTAAAGTAGTTTCTCAAATTTTAGATAAACAACAAACCTTTGATTTAGTTGTCTGGTTAAAGCCAGAAGCCAGGCAAAATTTAGATACAATTCGTAATTTATTAGTTGATACTCCAGCAGGGCAAAAGATTCCCTTAGCGCAAGTTGCAGCCATTGAAAATGGTACAGGGCCAAATACGATTAACCGAGAGAATGTCTCGCGTTTAATTGTTGTCTCTGCTAATACTAGCGGTAGAGATTTACGCTCAATTGTCAATGAAATTCAAACAAAAGTTAATCAGCAAGTACATCCGCCGAATGGTTATTATATCCAGTATGCAGGACAATTTGAGGCGCAAGAAAGAGCCACCCAAAATATCTTAATTTCGAGTGCGATCGCTTTTATTGCCATTACAGTTATCATGTATATTTCTGTCAAATCTATTCCTTCTACCGCCATGATTATGATTAACTTACCTTTGGCATTGGTAGGGGGAGTATTTTCTGTAGCTTTATCTGGCGGTATTATCTCTATTGCCTCTTTAGTTGGCTTTGTCACTTTATTTGGAGTTGCCACCCGCAATGGTTTATTGCTAGTAGATAATTACAACACCAAATTTGCCGAAGGAATGCCTTTGAAAGAGATTTTAATCAAAGGTTCAATGGAAAGATTAAACGCTATTCTAATGACAGCTTTTACTTCAGCTTTAGGGTTAGCACCATTAATAGTTGATAGTGGCCCTGGCAAAGAAATATTACAACCTCTTTCTATAGTTGTCTTAGGTGGGTTATTTACATCTACAGCATTAACATTAGTAGTTATCCCCGCCTTATATGCTAAGTTTGGCAAAATTTTGTTACAAAAATCATGA